Proteins from one Deinococcus radiopugnans ATCC 19172 genomic window:
- a CDS encoding tyrosine-type recombinase/integrase, with protein MGKRANGEGTITARKKNGVVVGYLGAVIVGYGKDGHADRRWVSGKTKQQVVTKMERLKAQRFAGTLVPGQKWTLSKLLEHHHQLKEQEGIKPNTVRSYRDTTRLVIAPYLGHIELEKLRALDVSNWLTTLQREGKSPRRREYALRVLKMALRQAERLELVNRNVAAGVRPPRVQQQEMKCWTLQEANAFTASTQDHRLHAAFYLALTTGLRRGEILGLQWRDINWQTSQLKVRHNLVEVRGESEGRIYQGKQTVSKIGVILQSPKTRGSRRTIPLSPKTMDKLRAHQRQQHQEKANAAEGWTESDFVFASTIGTPTHPRNFYTVFIDLVTASGLPRIRMHDLRHTAASLMFQRGLPIKTIAQRLGHASVAFTLNVYTHLYEEQKSEAAFDLDD; from the coding sequence ATGGGCAAACGGGCGAATGGCGAGGGCACCATCACGGCGCGCAAGAAGAATGGAGTGGTGGTCGGCTACCTCGGCGCAGTCATTGTCGGTTACGGAAAGGACGGTCACGCGGATCGCCGTTGGGTCAGTGGCAAGACCAAACAGCAGGTGGTGACGAAGATGGAGCGCCTCAAGGCGCAGCGCTTTGCTGGCACACTGGTGCCGGGGCAGAAGTGGACCCTGAGCAAGCTGCTTGAACACCACCACCAGCTCAAGGAGCAGGAGGGCATCAAACCCAATACCGTGCGCAGCTACCGGGACACCACGCGGCTGGTGATCGCGCCTTACCTCGGTCACATCGAACTGGAAAAACTCCGGGCGCTCGATGTCTCCAACTGGTTGACCACCCTCCAACGCGAGGGCAAGTCGCCGCGCCGCCGTGAGTACGCGCTGCGGGTGCTCAAGATGGCGCTGCGTCAGGCGGAGCGGCTCGAACTCGTCAACCGCAACGTGGCGGCGGGCGTCCGGCCACCGCGGGTCCAGCAGCAGGAGATGAAGTGCTGGACCCTTCAGGAAGCCAATGCGTTCACAGCGTCCACTCAAGACCACCGCCTGCACGCGGCGTTCTACCTGGCCCTCACCACGGGCCTGCGCCGGGGCGAAATTCTGGGCTTGCAGTGGCGGGACATCAACTGGCAGACCTCACAGCTCAAGGTCCGGCACAACCTCGTCGAGGTGCGCGGAGAATCCGAAGGGCGCATCTATCAGGGAAAGCAGACCGTTTCCAAAATCGGAGTTATTCTCCAGAGTCCCAAGACCAGGGGATCACGCCGGACGATTCCCCTGTCTCCCAAGACCATGGACAAACTGCGCGCCCACCAGCGCCAGCAACATCAGGAGAAAGCCAACGCCGCTGAGGGATGGACCGAGAGCGATTTTGTCTTCGCCTCTACTATTGGTACGCCCACCCATCCGCGCAACTTCTATACCGTGTTCATTGACCTGGTAACCGCTTCGGGTCTCCCGCGTATTCGGATGCATGACCTGCGCCACACCGCCGCCTCACTGATGTTTCAGCGTGGCCTGCCGATCAAAACTATCGCCCAGCGGCTGGGCCACGCGAGTGTGGCATTCACCCTGAACGTGTACACCCACCTGTACGAGGAGCAGAAATCCGAGGCCGCTTTCGACCTGGACGATTGA
- a CDS encoding DUF262 domain-containing protein, whose translation MSHEYSNSESIQQIMTQLSADPPALLLPEFQRDFAWDLESSYTLFDSIVQGLYIGSLKYGKPDFEMALRRVDVRPRRGEGSRAKVERLLYDEKRMKAASQISGLRIILDGQQRLTSIYRALKGHDKVYFTVRSDVTAEGMRQLSLEQLLHPELGIQGEDLRNQVCVPLDYAYLYTQGVPFDDEVQEYFRRETAYGRALVKEGDVDAERAAFKIFRQVLPKLKTLYEEPRLMSYYLLDMGLDKFVIFFERYNKLGLKLNFTDVLAAKLYGHFNLRQAFEDLLDRHPGIPIKRELLVRAVAVFTERLPRVERTHILRELTANDFKKHWPDVARLYIRTLDYLHEQRYMVSPRWLPSETMMLPLMMFFFELDKRRNSSMTQQQQMFVRWWYWSTTFAEHYSAASNEKILTDTRLMQRVARGEQIDHSYFLRMRPNLSDPEQLFTYGSASSVIYKGVLNLVHFAAEGLRDWTSDNLLSVSTLGSLELQDHHVFPQAFLRRTMAKQDRPEEVEAVRDSVVNRVLMPKGTNLRASDKAPYRYLNDLLQVNPQLRHSMSSHLVAPELLDNEQMSSQVYLTLYRRAEQILKLIRRETLEAEPVVRSLYAPERPAAGD comes from the coding sequence ATGTCACACGAATATTCCAACAGTGAGAGCATCCAGCAGATCATGACCCAGCTCAGCGCCGACCCGCCCGCCCTGCTGCTGCCGGAATTCCAGCGCGACTTCGCCTGGGACCTCGAATCGAGCTACACGCTGTTCGATTCCATCGTACAGGGCCTCTACATCGGTTCCCTGAAATACGGCAAACCGGACTTTGAGATGGCGCTGCGCCGCGTGGACGTTCGCCCCCGCCGGGGCGAAGGCAGCCGGGCCAAGGTCGAGCGGCTCCTGTACGACGAAAAGCGAATGAAGGCAGCCAGTCAGATTTCTGGCCTGCGCATCATCCTGGACGGTCAGCAGCGCCTGACCAGCATCTACCGCGCCCTCAAGGGACACGACAAGGTGTATTTCACGGTGCGCAGTGACGTGACCGCTGAGGGCATGCGTCAGCTCAGTCTCGAACAGCTCCTGCACCCCGAACTCGGGATTCAGGGCGAGGACCTGCGCAACCAGGTCTGCGTGCCCCTGGACTACGCTTACCTCTACACGCAGGGCGTGCCATTTGATGACGAGGTCCAGGAGTATTTCCGCCGGGAAACAGCCTATGGCCGCGCCCTCGTCAAGGAGGGGGATGTGGACGCCGAGAGGGCCGCGTTCAAGATCTTCCGTCAGGTGCTGCCCAAGCTCAAGACCCTCTACGAGGAGCCCCGCCTGATGTCCTATTACCTGCTCGACATGGGACTGGACAAGTTCGTTATTTTCTTCGAGCGGTACAACAAGCTTGGCCTCAAGCTCAATTTCACCGATGTCCTGGCGGCCAAACTGTACGGCCACTTCAACCTGCGTCAGGCCTTTGAAGACCTGCTGGACCGTCATCCGGGTATCCCCATCAAACGCGAGTTGCTGGTGCGCGCTGTGGCTGTGTTTACCGAGCGGCTGCCGCGCGTCGAGCGCACCCACATCCTGCGTGAACTCACAGCCAACGATTTCAAGAAACACTGGCCGGACGTGGCCCGGCTGTACATCCGTACCCTGGATTATTTGCACGAACAGCGCTACATGGTCAGTCCCCGCTGGCTGCCGTCCGAGACCATGATGCTGCCGTTGATGATGTTCTTCTTCGAGCTGGATAAGCGCCGCAACAGCAGCATGACCCAGCAGCAGCAGATGTTCGTGCGCTGGTGGTACTGGTCCACCACCTTCGCGGAACACTACTCTGCTGCCAGCAATGAAAAGATCCTGACAGACACCCGGCTGATGCAACGGGTGGCGCGGGGTGAGCAGATTGACCACTCGTATTTTCTGCGCATGCGGCCCAATCTCAGCGATCCAGAACAGTTGTTCACCTACGGTTCGGCCAGCAGCGTGATCTACAAGGGCGTGCTCAACCTCGTGCATTTTGCCGCCGAGGGCTTGCGCGACTGGACCAGCGACAACCTGCTCTCGGTGAGCACTCTCGGAAGCCTGGAATTGCAGGACCACCATGTGTTTCCGCAGGCCTTCTTGCGCCGTACCATGGCCAAGCAGGACCGCCCTGAGGAGGTGGAGGCCGTGCGTGACAGCGTGGTCAACCGCGTGCTGATGCCGAAAGGCACGAACCTGCGGGCCAGTGACAAGGCCCCGTACCGGTATCTCAATGACCTCCTTCAGGTCAATCCCCAGCTCCGCCACAGCATGAGCAGCCACCTGGTTGCGCCTGAACTTCTCGACAACGAGCAGATGAGTTCTCAGGTTTACCTGACCCTTTACCGCCGTGCCGAACAGATCCTGAAGCTGATCCGCCGGGAAACCCTGGAGGCCGAACCTGTCGTCCGCAGTCTGTACGCTCCGGAACGTCCAGCAGCTGGAGACTGA
- a CDS encoding helix-turn-helix domain-containing protein: protein MSATRWRLATFLRERGLSAYALAKAMEAPRPTTIYRLAREDHEPTRVDLPTLTAVLDGLRRLTGEDIQLTDVLEYVPDVGAGEEAQ, encoded by the coding sequence ATGTCGGCCACCAGATGGCGTTTAGCCACTTTCCTGCGCGAGCGAGGGCTGAGCGCCTACGCACTTGCCAAGGCCATGGAAGCCCCTCGTCCAACGACCATTTACAGGCTCGCCCGTGAGGACCATGAGCCAACCCGCGTCGATCTGCCCACCCTGACCGCCGTTCTCGACGGCCTCCGGCGGCTGACAGGCGAGGACATTCAGCTCACTGACGTCCTGGAATACGTCCCGGATGTTGGGGCTGGCGAGGAAGCACAGTAA
- a CDS encoding type I restriction-modification enzyme R subunit C-terminal domain-containing protein gives MRQAALGGDLRALDDRVERDLSRLLASAPWTPPQESWLRVLAQQTQAIGLVDEAALDEPDLLLKRDYGGAACLDKPFGRDVKAALRRFNAEIWAS, from the coding sequence ATCCGGCAGGCCGCACTTGGTGGGGACTTACGCGCCCTCGATGACCGCGTTGAGCGCGACCTGAGCCGCTTGCTGGCGTCGGCACCGTGGACTCCGCCCCAGGAAAGCTGGCTCAGGGTGCTGGCACAGCAGACCCAGGCCATCGGACTGGTGGACGAAGCTGCGCTGGATGAACCGGACCTGCTGCTCAAGCGGGACTACGGCGGCGCCGCCTGTCTCGACAAACCGTTCGGAAGAGACGTAAAGGCAGCCCTCCGGCGCTTTAATGCAGAGATCTGGGCGTCTTGA
- a CDS encoding helix-turn-helix domain-containing protein, producing MSKRNYTTHTPTAEELLLRSALGRRIRRLRRVGEIANQESFADAIGVSRVHMSKIELGRADLRFSTLLKIAQGLGQPLDELLRDLASEVPLPE from the coding sequence ATGTCCAAGCGAAATTACACGACCCACACGCCAACGGCTGAGGAGTTGTTGTTGCGCTCCGCTCTGGGACGCAGGATTCGCAGACTGAGACGGGTGGGGGAAATCGCCAATCAGGAATCCTTCGCAGACGCCATCGGTGTCAGCCGGGTTCATATGAGCAAGATCGAACTCGGTCGGGCAGACCTCCGGTTCTCGACGCTCCTGAAGATTGCCCAGGGCCTGGGGCAGCCGCTTGACGAGTTGCTGCGGGACCTGGCGTCGGAAGTACCCCTGCCCGAGTGA
- a CDS encoding HPP family protein: MKDLHELTLEELRYFLRLLRQARYAALDDAEDFISICFALEEIGLRILGEKRTGLGGYQDALTFWVKDARQDQFSANLRRLIGARNDKSHTGAYARNAVTKAVAVGSVLEDCLMARLMTVEDIMTEGVVFAEPFMSLAKVRELMLSHSFSFLPVKWGEKFGLLSDREVARLWRTYAKKDSEPHLTPLRDLIAQGKLSPGPVNVIEIDTKLQDQVISAEPQLVVNAEGYVVGIISAFDWL, encoded by the coding sequence ATGAAAGACCTGCACGAGCTGACCCTTGAGGAGTTGCGGTATTTCCTTCGCTTGCTGCGCCAGGCGCGCTATGCGGCGCTCGATGACGCCGAGGACTTCATCTCCATCTGCTTCGCGCTTGAGGAAATCGGGCTGCGCATTCTGGGGGAGAAGCGGACGGGGCTGGGCGGCTACCAGGACGCCCTGACGTTCTGGGTGAAGGATGCCCGGCAGGATCAATTCAGCGCCAACCTGCGCCGGCTTATTGGCGCTCGCAACGACAAGTCGCATACTGGGGCGTACGCCCGTAACGCCGTAACCAAGGCCGTCGCTGTTGGCTCCGTGCTGGAGGATTGTTTGATGGCGCGTCTGATGACGGTGGAGGACATCATGACCGAAGGGGTGGTCTTCGCTGAACCGTTCATGTCATTGGCGAAGGTGCGAGAGCTGATGCTGAGCCACTCTTTTTCCTTTCTGCCCGTGAAGTGGGGCGAGAAATTCGGGCTGCTCTCGGACCGGGAGGTGGCCCGCCTGTGGCGCACCTACGCCAAAAAAGACAGTGAGCCACACCTCACCCCCCTGCGTGACCTGATAGCCCAGGGCAAACTCAGCCCTGGACCGGTGAATGTCATTGAAATTGATACGAAGCTCCAGGATCAGGTGATTTCCGCCGAACCTCAACTTGTGGTTAATGCAGAAGGGTATGTGGTGGGCATTATCTCGGCTTTCGACTGGCTTTAG
- a CDS encoding type I restriction-modification system subunit M, translating to MTQLQTTRDGVAKLWGLCDGMCDDVAYHQYVTGLTYLPFFKMGEETGSELPLGYRWRDLRVRYGLQQLDFDKAMLHLGTDTRGVVQGIYANANRMITNPTTLVNGMDNLDWCSARSEGLGDLYESLLELGEDEAALEETGVLG from the coding sequence ATGACGCAACTGCAAACCACCCGTGACGGCGTCGCCAAGCTGTGGGGGCTGTGTGATGGGATGTGCGACGACGTGGCCTATCACCAGTACGTGACAGGGCTGACCTACCTGCCGTTCTTTAAAATGGGCGAGGAAACTGGCAGCGAGTTGCCCCTAGGGTACCGCTGGCGTGACCTGAGGGTCAGGTACGGGCTGCAGCAGCTGGATTTTGACAAGGCGATGCTGCATCTTGGCACTGATACACGCGGGGTGGTTCAGGGGATTTATGCCAACGCCAACAGGATGATCACCAACCCCACCACCCTCGTGAACGGCATGGACAACCTCGACTGGTGCAGCGCCAGGAGTGAGGGCCTGGGAGACCTGTATGAGAGCCTGCTGGAGCTGGGCGAGGACGAGGCGGCACTTGAAGAGACCGGGGTTCTGGGGTGA
- a CDS encoding PDDEXK nuclease domain-containing protein, translated as MTRSSGRGEQSATPAPADFAPVLILIQQAQARALHSVNRELIELYWQVGEYLQQKIQTDGWGRGTVKELADWLTAQNPEARGFSASNLWRMRQFYETYRQNPKLAALLRELNWTNNLAIMGRANTDQEREFYLQAAIRGRWSQRELIRQIDGGLYERALLNPAQLSPMLQAQQPTAAQIFKDTYLLDFLKLPRTHSEQDLQRGLVAHLKDFLLELGPDFAFMGEEYRLQVGQQDFFIDLLMYHRRLQALVAFELKITAFAPSMMGQLDFYLESLDRDHRLAHENPSIGVLLCHSADTQVVEYALARSASPALVARYLTELPDKALLEAKLNEFYALEEG; from the coding sequence GTGACCCGGTCCAGTGGGAGAGGGGAACAATCGGCTACGCCCGCCCCGGCTGATTTCGCCCCGGTCCTGATCCTGATTCAGCAGGCCCAGGCCCGCGCGTTGCACAGCGTCAACCGCGAGCTGATCGAGCTGTACTGGCAAGTTGGCGAATACCTGCAGCAGAAGATCCAGACAGACGGCTGGGGACGCGGCACGGTCAAGGAACTGGCGGACTGGCTGACCGCGCAGAACCCAGAGGCCAGAGGTTTCTCGGCGTCCAATCTGTGGCGGATGCGGCAGTTTTACGAAACCTACCGCCAGAATCCAAAACTCGCAGCACTGCTGCGAGAATTGAACTGGACGAATAACCTCGCCATTATGGGACGCGCGAATACCGATCAGGAAAGGGAATTTTATCTACAAGCGGCCATCCGTGGCCGCTGGAGTCAGCGGGAACTAATTCGGCAGATTGATGGCGGCCTGTACGAACGCGCCCTGCTGAATCCGGCGCAGCTCTCGCCCATGTTGCAGGCCCAGCAGCCTACCGCTGCACAGATTTTCAAAGACACCTATCTGCTGGATTTCCTGAAGCTGCCCCGGACACACAGCGAACAGGACCTGCAACGCGGTCTTGTGGCCCATTTGAAAGATTTTCTGCTGGAGCTTGGCCCGGATTTTGCTTTCATGGGGGAGGAATACCGCCTGCAAGTGGGTCAGCAGGATTTCTTCATTGACCTGCTGATGTATCACCGCCGCCTGCAAGCGCTGGTGGCGTTTGAGCTGAAGATCACGGCCTTTGCGCCGTCCATGATGGGGCAACTGGATTTTTACCTGGAGTCGCTGGACCGGGACCACCGGCTCGCTCACGAGAATCCCAGCATTGGTGTGCTGCTGTGCCACAGCGCTGATACACAAGTCGTGGAATATGCCCTGGCTCGTAGCGCCAGCCCCGCGCTCGTGGCCCGCTATTTAACGGAACTGCCGGACAAAGCCCTTCTTGAAGCCAAACTGAATGAGTTCTACGCTCTAGAAGAGGGCTGA